Genomic segment of Kibdelosporangium phytohabitans:
GTGGCGTAGAAGCGGCCGTTGGAGTTGAAACCGGCGTCGTAGATCGCGTCGGTCACGTTGTCGGCGCCCGACAGTTGCGCCCGCATGCGCTGGGAGCGGCAGGCCGTGATGTAGGAATGCGGTGTCAGCCCGGTCATCGCCTTGAACACGCGGTGGAAGTGGAACCGGCTGAACCCCGCGGCGTCCGCCAGGTCGTCCAGGCTGGGCGCGTCCTGCGTGCCGTCGATGACCCGGCAGGCCCGGACCACGGCCGCGGTGTGCCGTTCGTGCAAGGTCGGCTGGTCCGGACGGCAACGGCGGCACGGGCGGAAACCGGCCGACTCGGCCTCGGCGATGGTGGCGAAGCTCAGCACCTGGTCCCGCTGCGCGGGCCGGATCACGCAGGACGGTCTGTTGTAGACGTCCGTGGTCTGATCCGCGTAGAAGAACGTGCCGTCGGCACGGCGATCCCGCCGGGTGACAGCACGCCAGCCTTCGTCGCTGATGACGCCGGTCACTGCTCGCCCTCCCGGATCGCGTCACGGATCAGGGCACGGGTGCGCTGAGCCTTGCCGTTGGCGGTGCGGGGAAGCGAGCGCACGACGTGCAGACGTGAGGGCGCACGGCTGCCGCGCATCAGCCGGCGGCACCATTCGACGAGATCGATGTGAGCCAGCGCGGGCGACCCGGTGACGTGTGCCTCGATGGTGTCGAGCCCGGTCACGACCGCTTCGTCGACGTCCCTGTGCGAGCGCAGCACCCGTTCGATCTCCAGCAGTTCGCCCTCGGCGTAGCGGTCGGCCCGCTCGGCGCCCACGCGACCGTGCAGGCTCAGCACACCCGTGTCCGGGTCCAGCCGCACACGGTCCTGAGTGGACATCCAGCCGCCGAGCCACGGTTCCACATCGGTCAGGTAGGGCGACTGCGCCAGGTGAATCTGCAGGACGCCGTCGTTGACCCTCGACCGCACACCGGGTATGGGGCGGCCGACGTGGGGAGGGCCTTGCACACCGCGCAGATCCGCGGCGATGATACCGGTCTCCGTGGTGCCGTACACCTGCCCGATCCGCACTCCGTAGCGGCGCGCGAACCGCACGAACACACTGGAGTGCAGGGGTTCGCCGCCTGAGACCGCGACGCGAAGCGCGGGCAGGGACGGCGTGCCCGGCACGGCACTGAGCCGTTCGTAGTGCCGTGGTGTGCCGATGAGTACCTGGGCGTCACGTGCGACCGCCAGTACGCGCTTGGGCACGACGGAGACCGGGAACACCAGGGGAGCGCCGCAGTCGAGACCGTGCAGCACGCCCCCGATCAGTTCGAACGAGTGCGCCCACGAACTGAGCAGCAGCACGGTCTCGCCCCTGCGGGGCATGTCGTCCAGCATCGCGAGCCGGTCGACCTCGGTGAGCAGCGAGTCCGCCGTCCGCCCGATTATCTTGCCGCGGCCGGTGGTCCCGGACGACAGGTGCACGAGGCAGTGGTCGGTGGTGGCGGGGACGCCGCCCCGGCGGCGGGTGAGCATCACCTCGCACTCGTCGGTGAACGGGTCGTTGATCCGGTTGGAACGGCCGAAGCGCAGGGTGAACTGCGGGTGTGACTCGTCGAGTGCCGCCGCCATGTCCTTGGGCCCCAGCCGCTGTTCCAGCATGGTCACCTGCGCCCCCAGCGACCACAGCGCGAACAGCGACCACAGCTGGGTGAAACTCGGTGTGCCGTGCAACGAAACGGTGCTGCGGAAGCCGACGCCCTGGCCCTGATAGGACTTGCGCAGCCACTCGACCTCCGTGCGCATCCGGCCCGCGGTCACCGTGGCGGTGCCGCGAGCCCACGGGGATTCGTCGGCGCTGCGCGTCAACAGCTCCTCGCCCCACCACGAGTGCGTACGCCCGGAGATCCCGGGCGCACGCCTCGTTGCGCCGGAGGTGGTCACTTCTCCACGCAGAACTCGCCAACCGGCCAGCCCACGTGGCGTTTGTCGGTGGCGACGTGGCCGAGCAGCTCGTCGCCGGGCTTGAGCTCGGTGACGTTGCGGACGGTCCCGCCCGGTCCGAGCAGCCGGACGTGCCAGTCGTCCTGCACGATCAGGTTGACCTGGACACCCTCGGCGGAGCTGGCCTTGATGCTCAGCAGCGGACGGGATTCCAGCTTGATCCGGCCGACCACGATCCGGCGGGTCCGGCCGTCGGCGCCCACCCCGAGTACCGCGCTGCCCGCTTTCAGCTCGCTGAGGTAGTTCGTGCGGTTGTCCTGCCCGAACACGTACGAGTGCAGCGCGCCCGCGTTGATCCGGAACGGCCGGGTGGGCATGTACGGCAGCGGGTGCGTCTCGCTGCAGCACAGGATGAACCCGTGGGCGTAGGAGCCCACGAGCATACCCTCGTCCTCCTCGAAGTGCGTGCACGTGTCGATGCACACGCGGTCACCGAGACCGAGGTGCTCGATCGAGTCCACGCTGAGCGTGGTCAGCTCCAGCGGCTCGGTCTTCGTCCGCAACAGGTCCATCAGGCTGAAGACGTCGTCGGCGTCGCGGGGCGCCAGCATCACGCCCTCCGAGCCCTTCTCCAGCACGTCGATGATGATCCCGGCTTCCTCGAGGTTGTCGGCGTGGCAGACCAGCTGCCCGGGGGAGCTGTCCGCGGCGGCGATCACGATCTCCAGCGGGATCTTGGTCGGGTCCTTGAACCGGACCACGGTGTGCGGCAGCGCGATCGCGGCGTGACAGGCCAGCGTCAGCGACTCGTCGTCGATCACGTCGACCAGTGCGGCCACGCTGTCGTCCCCGCCGCGGTGCGCCGCGCGCAACCGGTCGAGCTCGGACTGGTCGGCCGCGGTCCGCAACCTGATCAGGGCGTCGACCTCGGTGCCCGGTGCGGACCCGCCTGCCGACAGGAAGACCCGGCGAACCGTGGCGGGAAGCGTGCTGAGCAGCGTCTCGTCGTCGTGCACGATCCCGTCGGCCCTGGCGTGGATGGCCGCGTCCACGATGGACTCGCGCTGGTCTTCGGGGACGGTGCGGACGTCGATCCAGGCGAACTTCACAATGTACCTGCCAGGTGGGCTCGTAGCGCTGTCTCGGGGGTGAACTCCTCGCCGTGCACGATCGTGGCCAGCTGGTGGACCACCCGCCGCGGCGTGTCGTCGGTGAACACACGCCTGCCCACGGCCAGGCCGTGGCAGCCGACCGCCATCGCGGCCGTGGCGAAGTCGAACAGGCTCATGTCGTGCCCGTCGCCCCCGGCCACGACGACCGGGAGGGGAGAGGCAGCGGTGACCTCGGTCATCCGTTCGATCGGTGCGGCCAGCACCGTCTTGACGAGGTCGGCGCCCATGTCGGCGGCGATGCTGACCATGTGGGAGAGCTGTTGGGGACTGTTCGGGTGGATCACGCGGGGACCGCGGAGGTAGATCATGGCCAGCAGTGGCACGCCCCACTGGTCGCACGCGGACGCGACCGCGCCGAGGGCCGCCAGCTGGATGGCCTCGGTGTCGGAGCCGACGTTGACGTGCACGCTCACCGCGTCCGCGCCGAGCCGCAGCGCCTCCTCGACGTCGCTGACGAGGACTTTGGCGTCGCTGTCCACGGCGTGGTCGGTGCTGGCGGACAGGTGCACGATCAGCGCGCAGCCGCCGAGCAGCTCC
This window contains:
- a CDS encoding bifunctional transcriptional activator/DNA repair enzyme AdaA; amino-acid sequence: MTGVISDEGWRAVTRRDRRADGTFFYADQTTDVYNRPSCVIRPAQRDQVLSFATIAEAESAGFRPCRRCRPDQPTLHERHTAAVVRACRVIDGTQDAPSLDDLADAAGFSRFHFHRVFKAMTGLTPHSYITACRSQRMRAQLSGADNVTDAIYDAGFNSNGRFYATSPEILGMTPTSFRSGGDGTRIHYHVTQCSMGTVLVAAADRGVCAVLLGGDDTAALLFRLRSRFPNAQVSAAHRALALRVDEALSCAEPPLAARALPRDVRAAVLCQRVREALRDLPATGGSRLVVMRPVTGDAGSA
- a CDS encoding class I adenylate-forming enzyme family protein — its product is MTTSGATRRAPGISGRTHSWWGEELLTRSADESPWARGTATVTAGRMRTEVEWLRKSYQGQGVGFRSTVSLHGTPSFTQLWSLFALWSLGAQVTMLEQRLGPKDMAAALDESHPQFTLRFGRSNRINDPFTDECEVMLTRRRGGVPATTDHCLVHLSSGTTGRGKIIGRTADSLLTEVDRLAMLDDMPRRGETVLLLSSWAHSFELIGGVLHGLDCGAPLVFPVSVVPKRVLAVARDAQVLIGTPRHYERLSAVPGTPSLPALRVAVSGGEPLHSSVFVRFARRYGVRIGQVYGTTETGIIAADLRGVQGPPHVGRPIPGVRSRVNDGVLQIHLAQSPYLTDVEPWLGGWMSTQDRVRLDPDTGVLSLHGRVGAERADRYAEGELLEIERVLRSHRDVDEAVVTGLDTIEAHVTGSPALAHIDLVEWCRRLMRGSRAPSRLHVVRSLPRTANGKAQRTRALIRDAIREGEQ
- a CDS encoding 3-dehydroquinate synthase II family protein, with translation MKFAWIDVRTVPEDQRESIVDAAIHARADGIVHDDETLLSTLPATVRRVFLSAGGSAPGTEVDALIRLRTAADQSELDRLRAAHRGGDDSVAALVDVIDDESLTLACHAAIALPHTVVRFKDPTKIPLEIVIAAADSSPGQLVCHADNLEEAGIIIDVLEKGSEGVMLAPRDADDVFSLMDLLRTKTEPLELTTLSVDSIEHLGLGDRVCIDTCTHFEEDEGMLVGSYAHGFILCCSETHPLPYMPTRPFRINAGALHSYVFGQDNRTNYLSELKAGSAVLGVGADGRTRRIVVGRIKLESRPLLSIKASSAEGVQVNLIVQDDWHVRLLGPGGTVRNVTELKPGDELLGHVATDKRHVGWPVGEFCVEK
- a CDS encoding 2-amino-3,7-dideoxy-D-threo-hept-6-ulosonate synthase; translation: MSRTPLTGKTLRMARLSRPRDDRYLFVPLDHSMADGPITDEADFNQLVSDISLGGADAIVVHKGRSRTIEPELLGGCALIVHLSASTDHAVDSDAKVLVSDVEEALRLGADAVSVHVNVGSDTEAIQLAALGAVASACDQWGVPLLAMIYLRGPRVIHPNSPQQLSHMVSIAADMGADLVKTVLAAPIERMTEVTAASPLPVVVAGGDGHDMSLFDFATAAMAVGCHGLAVGRRVFTDDTPRRVVHQLATIVHGEEFTPETALRAHLAGTL